In one Candidatus Scalindua japonica genomic region, the following are encoded:
- a CDS encoding type I polyketide synthase, which translates to MKYNQKEILEMFMNNQLDEDKAVEMIDQMQKEEDNHDMNNQQEERDTVNVNQPLHNNIYYRPVWEKIELIDKGENRVTGTILLFDRGQGTADELSAMLQGMSDSGEIIHVRPGSAYKKLAEDIYEINSESTEDYERLMVDLKEHGQIPSGIIHTWNYVQEDRDLPVNNEELEDSLKRGVYSVFNISRVLMNLEIKKSVRLLYLFHETKEKVQPQDVAVGGFARSIRLENPNFDYKTIQVKADNAHSVALFWAVRELQSDENNDHVEILYRDKERYVRRVTEPVQEKSVDKDNAAPDSVPLKENGVYLITGGAGGLGLIFSRYFSEKYRAKLVLAGRSEVDEEIREKLKGIEAFGGEAVYLQADVCSYVDMENVVREARKRYGSINGVIHGAGVIEDAFIMKKDKESFERVLNPKVYGLLNLDQVTAEEKLDFFVMFSSLTSVIGNMGQSDYASGNRYMDSYAELREQLRGSGKRSGVSLSINWPLWKDGGMRLHEESERLLFKISGMKPLSSETGIRAFESGMKSISTNPSQNQLIIAEGDKIKVDKLLNINVFDDRNKINRRQNKVDNTNYDELYKSLQQDLITIVAELLMIEADDLDIEADMSKYGFDSIVLVDLTNKINKKYNIGLLPTLFFEDKSMKEFCDYLIKEYEDALCNYYKDIVRDKNITTPGPQIESTIKRDQEFLEYNLDFNNRFNGFQSEEIRNDLIAIIGINGVFPESKNLETFWNNLESGKSLISEIPEQRWKWQEFFGDPHKEVNKTNSKWGGFIENVDKFNARFFNISPREAELMDPQQRIFLEIVWKTIEDAGYKVSAFSGTNTGLFVGVANCDYFEIQTRNHHEIEAYTSTGIAHSVLANRISYLLNLHGPSEPVDTACSSSLVAIHHAVRAIQNGDCEMAIAGGVNVILTPSVYITFSKAGMLAPDGRCKTFDKSANGYVRGEGAGAVLLKPFNKAVEDGDHIYAVIKGNAVNHGGHVSSLTVPNPDIQANLLVNAYGNAGIDPSTVSYIETHGTGTSLGDPVEINGLKKAFKELNKRLNRDTGGKNYCGVGSVKTNIGHLETAAGIAGVIKVLLAMKHRKIPATVNFKELNPYIEISESPFYIAAETREWNCLNDDNGNPVPRRAGVSSFGFGGANAHIVLEEYVDSRESNRNINSDEPAIIVLSAKRDEQLRDYAESLRDYVKSDIAKVDGSGVAGSPRYLGDIAYTLQTGRDAFDERLAVVAESCDELVRKLDDYLNGAKGIEGVYRGRVKSGGSREGRLGGTKEEKDFVLQLFNARRYSKIAAFWVEGAEIDWEVFNRNKGFRRISLPTYPFARERYWISTSDASGKMDTGIVRGLHPLVDVNESTLEEERFRKSFTGSEFYLKDHVVAGKETLPGVAYIEMARAAGEIAKGSPVTSIRNIVWASPITIDSKNREGREVIISIYPGDSTIGFEVSTEQEGGGKIVHTQGKIAYGPGDNRQVDLQTGEKEFAIEVIKGRCTAIKKREDIYRRFKAAGISYGTGFQCMEEIRSNGREALSRIKIPEVVKSGAGDYVLHPSLMDGALQSVMGLAEDDEAFQSGFYLPFALGGVEIIRPLTESCYAYVTIGDGDKKAGSGVKRYDISILDESGDVLVRLKGFSVRALRGGDLNKRTSVEVVERNERYYHPVWERVELTGTGGSRETGTILLLDRGEKEKGGQWLNREEIVKGGKIIHVIPGTAYKKLAANRYEIDPESSEDYEKLFKELGVRGLMPASILHTWNYVKEAGGLPNSKEALDSSLKMGIYAVFNISNAMMKCKIKERVRLLYLFDSTKGGVQPQDAALGGFAKTIRQENPKFDYRTIQIDSAEADSVVLDWVVRELQTEENQDHVEVLYRDNERYVRKVEEFVPEKIEKREKSGKESTIPASVPLKENGVYVITGGAGGLGLIFSRYLSEKYRAKLVLTGRSEVDEEIGEKLKGIEELGGEVVYLQADVCSNTDMEKVVREAKQRYGSVDGVIHGAGVIEDVFVMKKDKGSFERVLGPKVYGLLNLDRVTVEEELDFFVMFSSLASVIGNIGQSDYASGNRYMDSYAELRERLRGEGKRSGVSLSINWPLWKDGGMRLHEESERMLFKISGMKPLGSEAGIRAFECALASGKSQCIVIDGEREKVNRLLQISESAGIAVEEATEDSGAFSETGIKDDDLKGRVQQEMIGLLSEQLKVEKSEIDIDADISEYGVDSIMIMNMMNEMEQRYGKVVEASVIMEHPTVSSMSDYLIEKKIIPLERIFGTTEDTKIEVVAEGDINRLKEEAVILPIKRTQRPRFVDSKSVGVKGIARPEGGPESGKIAIIGMSGCFPGSKDLERFWENLRDGKDLIMDVPEQRWNIEEYFSLDKAAFNKAYSRWGGFIEDIEMFDAGFFGISESDAAGIDPQHRILLERTQELLDRCGYTKDEMSRSRTGVYIGGGSSKYNSMGEFSGDQAGNIVVNLIQNMMAARISDFYDLRGPSLTMDTACSSSLVAIHNACQCLRGGEIEMAITGGVELLLDSSGHVAFSQAKVLSDDGVSHVFDKKANGFVLGEGSGLVLLKRLENAIRDGDQIDGVILGSAVINDGHTMGLTTLNLRHRER; encoded by the coding sequence ATGAAATATAATCAGAAAGAAATCCTGGAAATGTTCATGAATAATCAGCTGGATGAAGATAAAGCTGTGGAAATGATTGATCAAATGCAAAAAGAAGAGGACAATCATGATATGAACAACCAGCAGGAGGAAAGAGATACTGTAAATGTTAACCAACCATTACACAATAATATTTATTATCGTCCTGTATGGGAGAAAATTGAACTTATAGATAAGGGAGAAAACCGGGTGACCGGTACGATATTGCTATTTGACCGTGGTCAAGGAACAGCAGATGAGCTGTCGGCTATGCTGCAGGGAATGAGCGATAGTGGTGAAATAATACATGTTAGACCAGGTTCTGCTTATAAGAAGCTTGCAGAGGATATATACGAAATAAACTCTGAGTCAACTGAGGATTATGAGAGATTGATGGTTGATTTGAAAGAGCATGGACAGATACCGTCAGGGATTATACACACATGGAATTATGTACAGGAAGATAGAGATTTGCCGGTTAATAATGAGGAGTTGGAAGATAGCCTCAAAAGAGGGGTGTATTCAGTATTTAATATAAGCAGGGTGCTGATGAACCTGGAAATTAAGAAGAGCGTGAGGCTGTTATATCTCTTCCATGAAACAAAAGAGAAGGTGCAGCCTCAGGATGTTGCGGTAGGTGGTTTTGCACGGTCGATAAGGCTGGAGAACCCGAACTTTGACTATAAGACCATCCAGGTTAAGGCAGACAATGCTCATTCTGTGGCATTGTTTTGGGCTGTCAGGGAACTGCAATCTGACGAAAACAACGACCATGTGGAGATTCTTTACCGGGACAAGGAAAGATATGTCAGGAGGGTGACAGAGCCTGTACAGGAAAAGAGTGTAGATAAGGATAATGCTGCGCCGGACAGTGTTCCACTGAAAGAAAACGGAGTTTACCTCATAACAGGTGGAGCCGGAGGTTTGGGGCTTATATTTTCGCGGTATTTTTCGGAAAAATACAGGGCGAAGCTGGTGTTAGCGGGCAGGTCTGAGGTGGATGAAGAAATACGAGAGAAACTGAAGGGTATAGAGGCGTTTGGTGGTGAAGCCGTCTATCTACAGGCGGATGTATGCAGTTACGTGGATATGGAAAATGTGGTCAGAGAAGCGAGGAAGAGGTACGGGAGTATAAACGGGGTGATCCACGGTGCAGGAGTGATAGAAGATGCCTTTATAATGAAGAAGGATAAAGAGAGTTTTGAAAGGGTGCTCAATCCCAAGGTCTATGGGTTGCTGAATCTTGATCAGGTGACGGCGGAAGAGAAACTTGACTTTTTTGTCATGTTTTCATCTCTTACATCTGTGATTGGTAATATGGGTCAGAGTGATTATGCAAGCGGCAACAGGTATATGGATAGTTACGCTGAATTAAGGGAGCAATTGAGAGGGAGTGGTAAGAGGAGTGGAGTGAGTCTGTCGATCAACTGGCCGTTATGGAAGGATGGCGGTATGAGGCTTCATGAGGAATCAGAGCGGTTATTGTTCAAGATATCCGGGATGAAGCCATTGAGTAGTGAAACAGGTATCAGGGCATTTGAGAGCGGCATGAAATCTATATCTACAAATCCATCACAGAATCAATTGATTATTGCAGAGGGAGATAAAATCAAAGTTGATAAATTGCTCAATATCAACGTTTTCGATGACAGGAACAAGATAAATAGAAGGCAGAATAAAGTCGACAATACGAATTATGATGAGCTGTATAAGAGTCTTCAGCAGGATCTGATAACTATAGTAGCAGAACTTCTGATGATTGAGGCTGATGATCTTGATATAGAAGCAGATATGAGTAAATATGGGTTTGATTCTATTGTCCTTGTCGACTTGACGAATAAAATTAATAAAAAATATAATATAGGGCTGCTTCCTACACTTTTCTTTGAAGATAAATCCATGAAGGAATTCTGTGACTATCTTATAAAAGAATATGAAGATGCTTTGTGTAATTACTACAAAGATATAGTAAGAGATAAGAATATCACAACGCCAGGACCTCAAATTGAATCAACAATAAAACGGGACCAGGAATTCCTGGAATATAATCTTGATTTTAATAACAGGTTTAACGGTTTTCAAAGTGAAGAGATCCGTAATGATTTGATTGCCATAATAGGGATAAACGGGGTTTTCCCGGAATCGAAAAATCTTGAGACTTTCTGGAACAATCTGGAATCAGGGAAATCTCTTATTTCTGAAATACCTGAGCAGAGGTGGAAATGGCAGGAATTCTTTGGAGATCCTCACAAAGAGGTAAATAAAACAAACTCAAAATGGGGTGGTTTTATAGAAAATGTTGATAAGTTTAATGCAAGGTTTTTTAATATCTCTCCGAGAGAAGCTGAACTTATGGACCCTCAACAGAGGATATTTCTGGAGATTGTCTGGAAAACAATAGAAGATGCTGGATACAAGGTGTCTGCTTTCTCCGGAACAAATACGGGCTTGTTTGTTGGTGTTGCAAATTGTGATTATTTTGAAATACAGACAAGAAATCACCATGAGATCGAAGCTTATACTTCTACGGGCATAGCTCATTCAGTTTTAGCAAATCGTATTTCTTATCTGTTAAACCTTCATGGCCCCAGTGAGCCAGTTGATACCGCATGTTCCAGCTCACTGGTGGCGATACACCACGCGGTCAGGGCGATCCAGAACGGTGATTGTGAAATGGCTATAGCCGGAGGGGTGAATGTTATTTTGACACCTTCAGTATACATAACGTTCAGTAAGGCGGGGATGCTCGCTCCTGATGGCAGGTGTAAAACTTTTGATAAAAGTGCCAATGGATACGTCCGGGGAGAAGGTGCTGGAGCCGTGCTATTAAAACCCTTTAATAAGGCGGTAGAAGATGGTGACCACATATATGCAGTAATAAAGGGAAATGCTGTAAATCATGGGGGACACGTCAGTTCTTTAACTGTACCTAATCCTGATATTCAGGCGAATCTTTTAGTAAATGCCTATGGAAATGCCGGAATTGACCCCTCGACGGTGAGCTACATAGAAACACATGGAACTGGTACTTCACTGGGTGATCCGGTTGAGATTAATGGGCTGAAGAAAGCTTTTAAAGAACTCAACAAAAGACTCAACAGAGATACTGGTGGTAAGAACTATTGTGGGGTCGGGTCTGTGAAGACAAATATTGGTCATCTTGAAACTGCAGCAGGTATTGCAGGTGTTATAAAGGTGCTTCTTGCCATGAAGCACAGAAAAATCCCCGCAACGGTTAATTTCAAAGAACTGAATCCTTACATAGAGATTTCGGAAAGCCCTTTTTATATTGCAGCTGAAACACGTGAATGGAATTGCCTGAATGACGATAATGGAAATCCTGTGCCGAGACGCGCTGGAGTGAGTTCTTTCGGTTTTGGGGGAGCAAACGCTCACATTGTACTTGAAGAATATGTAGATAGTAGAGAATCAAACAGGAATATAAATTCAGACGAGCCTGCCATTATAGTACTCTCGGCAAAAAGAGATGAACAGTTAAGAGATTACGCAGAAAGTTTAAGAGATTATGTCAAATCAGATATTGCTAAGGTAGATGGATCAGGAGTAGCAGGAAGTCCTCGGTATCTTGGAGACATTGCGTATACATTGCAGACGGGGCGAGATGCATTTGATGAGAGGCTTGCGGTAGTGGCAGAGAGTTGTGATGAGTTGGTGCGTAAGCTGGATGATTATTTGAATGGGGCAAAGGGTATAGAGGGCGTGTATAGAGGACGTGTAAAGTCGGGTGGAAGTCGTGAGGGCAGGCTGGGTGGTACGAAGGAGGAAAAGGATTTTGTTTTACAGCTTTTTAACGCCCGGAGATACTCTAAGATTGCTGCATTCTGGGTAGAGGGGGCTGAGATAGACTGGGAAGTATTCAACCGTAATAAGGGATTCAGGCGTATATCACTGCCCACGTATCCCTTTGCCCGTGAGAGGTATTGGATATCAACATCTGATGCCAGTGGCAAGATGGATACCGGCATAGTAAGGGGGCTTCATCCCCTGGTAGACGTGAACGAATCGACATTAGAGGAAGAGCGGTTCAGGAAGAGTTTTACGGGCAGTGAATTTTATCTAAAGGACCATGTAGTTGCGGGTAAGGAGACCTTGCCGGGAGTTGCGTATATTGAGATGGCGAGGGCTGCAGGAGAGATTGCTAAGGGATCTCCGGTAACGAGTATAAGAAACATAGTCTGGGCAAGTCCCATAACAATTGACTCAAAGAATAGAGAGGGACGGGAGGTAATCATCAGCATATACCCGGGTGACAGTACTATCGGTTTTGAGGTGAGCACGGAACAGGAAGGTGGCGGTAAGATAGTGCACACACAGGGAAAGATTGCTTATGGTCCGGGTGATAACAGGCAGGTGGATCTTCAGACAGGCGAGAAGGAATTTGCTATTGAGGTGATAAAGGGCAGATGTACGGCTATAAAGAAGCGGGAGGATATCTATAGGAGGTTCAAGGCAGCGGGCATCAGCTACGGTACGGGATTTCAATGTATGGAGGAGATACGTAGTAACGGTAGAGAAGCGCTTTCGAGGATAAAGATTCCGGAGGTTGTGAAAAGTGGTGCTGGTGACTACGTACTGCATCCTTCGCTCATGGATGGGGCGTTACAGTCAGTAATGGGATTGGCAGAGGATGATGAAGCGTTTCAGAGTGGATTCTATCTGCCTTTTGCCCTTGGCGGGGTTGAGATAATAAGGCCGTTGACGGAAAGCTGTTATGCTTACGTGACAATAGGAGATGGTGATAAGAAAGCAGGTTCCGGTGTAAAGAGATACGATATAAGTATACTGGATGAATCGGGCGATGTGCTGGTACGGCTTAAGGGTTTTTCAGTAAGAGCCTTACGTGGCGGCGATCTGAACAAGAGAACATCTGTGGAGGTAGTGGAGAGGAATGAACGATATTATCACCCTGTATGGGAAAGGGTTGAGCTGACAGGTACAGGAGGGAGCCGAGAGACCGGTACGATATTGCTGCTTGACCGTGGTGAAAAAGAAAAGGGTGGGCAGTGGTTAAATAGAGAGGAGATAGTCAAAGGTGGAAAAATAATCCATGTCATACCCGGTACTGCATATAAAAAGCTGGCAGCGAATAGATACGAAATAGATCCGGAGTCTTCAGAGGATTATGAGAAGTTGTTTAAAGAGCTGGGAGTAAGAGGGTTAATGCCTGCCTCTATTTTACATACATGGAATTATGTGAAGGAAGCTGGCGGTCTTCCGAATAGTAAAGAAGCGTTGGATAGCAGCCTGAAGATGGGGATATATGCAGTGTTTAACATAAGCAATGCAATGATGAAGTGTAAGATTAAGGAGAGAGTAAGGCTGTTATATCTATTCGATAGTACAAAGGGCGGGGTACAGCCTCAGGATGCTGCTTTAGGTGGTTTTGCAAAGACGATAAGACAGGAGAATCCGAAGTTTGACTACAGAACCATACAGATAGACTCTGCGGAAGCTGATTCTGTTGTATTGGATTGGGTAGTCAGGGAACTGCAAACTGAAGAAAACCAAGACCATGTTGAGGTTCTTTACCGGGATAACGAGAGATATGTGAGGAAGGTGGAAGAGTTCGTACCGGAAAAGATTGAAAAGAGAGAAAAGAGCGGTAAGGAGAGTACCATACCCGCAAGTGTTCCGTTAAAAGAAAACGGGGTGTACGTGATAACAGGTGGTGCCGGAGGGTTGGGGCTTATCTTTTCGAGGTATTTATCAGAGAAATACCGGGCAAAGCTGGTGTTAACGGGCAGGTCTGAGGTGGATGAAGAGATAGGGGAGAAACTGAAGGGTATAGAGGAGTTGGGTGGAGAAGTCGTCTATCTACAGGCGGATGTATGCAGTAATACAGATATGGAGAAAGTGGTAAGGGAGGCGAAACAGAGGTACGGGAGTGTAGACGGAGTGATCCATGGTGCGGGGGTGATAGAAGATGTCTTTGTCATGAAGAAGGATAAGGGGAGTTTTGAGAGGGTGCTTGGCCCCAAGGTGTATGGATTGTTGAATCTTGATCGGGTGACAGTGGAAGAGGAACTTGACTTTTTTGTGATGTTTTCATCACTTGCTTCTGTGATAGGCAATATTGGGCAGAGTGATTACGCGAGCGGCAACAGGTATATGGATAGTTACGCTGAGTTAAGGGAGCGATTGAGAGGGGAAGGTAAGAGAAGTGGAGTGAGCCTGTCGATTAACTGGCCGTTATGGAAGGATGGAGGGATGAGGCTCCATGAAGAATCTGAGCGGATGTTGTTCAAGATATCCGGGATGAAGCCGTTGGGGAGTGAAGCAGGTATCAGGGCCTTTGAGTGTGCGTTGGCCAGCGGTAAAAGTCAGTGTATTGTTATTGATGGAGAGAGAGAAAAGGTAAACAGGTTGCTGCAGATTTCTGAGAGTGCCGGTATAGCGGTGGAGGAAGCGACTGAAGATTCCGGAGCATTTTCTGAAACAGGGATAAAGGATGATGATCTGAAAGGTCGTGTACAGCAGGAGATGATTGGTCTGTTGTCAGAGCAGCTGAAGGTAGAGAAGTCGGAAATTGATATCGATGCAGATATAAGTGAATACGGAGTAGACTCCATAATGATCATGAATATGATGAATGAGATGGAGCAGAGGTATGGGAAGGTTGTGGAGGCGTCAGTGATCATGGAGCATCCGACGGTAAGCAGTATGTCTGATTATCTGATAGAAAAGAAGATTATCCCGCTGGAGAGGATTTTTGGTACTACGGAAGATACTAAGATCGAGGTTGTAGCAGAAGGAGATATTAACAGACTGAAAGAGGAAGCAGTTATCTTGCCGATAAAGAGGACTCAGAGGCCGAGGTTTGTGGATTCAAAGTCAGTGGGTGTTAAGGGTATTGCCAGGCCTGAAGGTGGTCCTGAGTCTGGAAAAATAGCGATAATCGGTATGTCGGGCTGTTTTCCCGGTTCAAAGGATTTAGAAAGATTCTGGGAGAATCTGAGGGATGGTAAAGATCTGATAATGGATGTGCCAGAGCAGAGGTGGAATATTGAGGAATATTTCAGTCTGGATAAGGCGGCTTTTAACAAGGCGTATTCGCGGTGGGGAGGGTTTATAGAAGATATAGAGATGTTTGATGCCGGGTTTTTCGGCATAAGTGAATCAGATGCAGCAGGGATTGATCCGCAGCACAGGATTCTGCTTGAGAGGACACAGGAGTTACTGGACAGATGCGGATACACGAAAGATGAGATGAGCAGGAGCAGGACGGGGGTGTATATTGGAGGTGGTAGCAGTAAATACAATTCGATGGGTGAGTTTTCAGGAGATCAGGCTGGTAATATAGTGGTAAACCTGATACAGAACATGATGGCAGCGAGGATATCAGATTTTTATGATTTGAGGGGGCCGTCGTTGACGATGGATACGGCGTGCTCATCGTCGCTGGTTGCAATACATAATGCGTGTCAGTGTCTCAGGGGCGGAGAGATAGAGATGGCGATAACGGGAGGAGTGGAACTGCTGTTAGATTCATCAGGACATGTAGCGTTCAGTCAGGCGAAGGTGTTATCAGATGATGGTGTGTCGCATGTGTTTGATAAGAAGGCGAACGGGTTTGTACTGGGAGAGGGGTCAGGGCTGGTGCTGTTAAAGAGGCTGGAGAATGCGATACGGGATGGAGATCAGATAGACGGTGTGATATTGGGGTCCGCGGTGATCAATGACGGACATACGATGGGGTTAACGACACTTAATCTGAGGCACAGAGAGAGGTGA